The genomic window ATCCTCGGGCACCTCGTCGACAAGCGGACCGAATCCGCGGAGGCTGCCATCGGGGCGTTCGCGAAGATGATCGCCGGCCTCGCCGTCGCACCGGTCACCGTGTCCGACATCTCGACGCCGCGACACGAACACCCCGCACAGGCCTCGAATCGGTAACGTTCCGGCATTCTCCACATAACATCTGTGCATGAGTCACTGCGTCTTCTGCGCCGTCATCGCGGGTGAGGCCGAGTCGAGTGTCGTCTACGACGACGCCCACACGATCGCCTTCATGGACATTCGTCCGTTCACCCCGGGGCATCTGCTCGTGGTGCCGAAGACGCATGCCGCGAGTCTGTCCGAGCTCGATCCGGACGACGGGGGCCGATTGTTCCGGGTGGGTCAGCAGGTGGCGGCGGCATTGCGGGACAGTGCCGTCGAGGCCGAGGGAGTCAACTTCTTCCTCGCCGACGGGGTCGCTGCCGGGCAAGAGGTCTTCCACGTCCACCTGCACGTGGTGCCCCGCACGGCGGGCGACGGATTCGGTTTGCGGGGCCGTCCCACGACACCGCCACGGGCCGATCTCGATTACCTGGCCGCGTCGATCACCGGCCGACTCGGCGGTGCCGATGCGTGATGCGCATCCGCAGCCGCCGTACCTGCATGCGCGGCTGCCGGAACTGGTGGAGACGCTGCCGCACGTCCGGCTCGGTGACGCGCCGACCCCGCTCCGTCGTCTCGACGGGCTCGGTACCCGGAACCGGCTGTGGCTCAAAGACGACGGGCAGTACGGTTCCGGCGGGTGGGGCGGCAACAAGGTTCGCAAACTCGAGTGGATCCTCCCGGACGTCCTCGCCCGCGGATCCAAGCGGATCATCACGGTGGGTGGTCTCGGCACCAACTGGGGGCTCGCAACCGCGCTGTACGCCAAGACATTCGGCATCGACACCGCGCTCGCACTGATCGACCAGCCGCTCGACGACCATGTGCGGGCACAGCTGGACCGGCTCGAACGGTCCGGGGCCACACTCCATTACACCCGCAACAAGGTGCGGACGTTCGCTGCGGCGCCGCTGCTCATGCTCCGCAACATGCGTGGCGGCAGGCTGCCCTACTATCTGCCGCCCGGTGGCTCGTCACCGATCGGCGCGCTCGGATACGTCGAGGCCGCACTGGAGATCGGCGCGCAGGTCGAGGCCGGGGTGATGCCCGAACCCGCGCAGATCGTCGCCGCCATCGGATCGGGTGGCACCGTGGCCGGGCTGCTCGTCGGATTGCGGCTCGCCGGCCTCGACACCGGTGTCGTCGGTGTCGTCGTCAACGACACCCTGCCGCTCGGCGCCCACGAGATCCGGTATCTCGCCGCCCGCGTCGAGGAATTGCTGCGCCGGCGCGGCGCACGGTTCGGCGACCTCGACCTCGGCCGCGCGAAGCTCACCGTGACCCGCGAATACCTCGGCCCCGGATACGGTTACGCCACCGCGGAAGGGCGGGCCGCGCAACGCGTCGGCTCCGAGTACCAGGTGTCCCTCGACCCGGTCTACACCGCCAAGACGTTCGCGGGACTGCTCGAGATCGACGCCAAGACCCGCGGCGGCGACCGGCCGCTCGTCATGCTGGACACGTTCGGGCCGCGGCCGGAGGACTAACGTGCGCGCCGGTCCCCGGCCCATTCGGTGATCGGCCGGCCGCCGATCAGGTGGTCGTCGACGAGACGGTCGACACGGTCGGCGGTCAGGCCCGCGTACCAGGTGTCGTCCGGGTACACCGCGACGACGGGGGCCTGCGAGCACGGAAACATGCAGCCGGTCAGCGTGATCAGGACATCGTCCTCGCCGAGGCCCCGGGCGGTGAGGGCGTCGTCGACGGCCCGCCCGGTTTCGGCGCCGCCGCGAGCCGAGCACCGCGGTCCGCGGCACACCAGCACGTGCCGGGCGAAGCCGGGAACCTCGTCCCAGGCCGGGGACGTGAGCGGTGCGGTGGTGGTCCGCGCCGGTGTCGTCGGACCACCGATCGCGGCGTCCAGCAGATCGGGGTAGGACTCGGCGTCGGTGAGCGGTCCGGCGATCCGCACGTCGGGGACGGTGGTGCCGGCGCGTTCGCGCAGCCAGTGCCCGATCACCCGGCGGAACCAGGCGTCCATCTTGCGGTCGAGCACGGTCTGCGCGCTGACGACGACCACCTCGGACGCGTCGGCGTCGGCGGCCTCGTCGAGCACCGCGGTGACCGTCGGACCGGGCCCGCCGAGCACCGCGGTGCGGAACACGGTGCCGGGATGCCGGTTCCGTAGTACGTCGAGGGCGCCGATCACCTGGTCGCCCGGATCGTCGCCGCGGTCCGTCGGTGCGGTGACGATCACCCAGCGGTGAATATCGTTCATGATCTGGAACTTTCGAGTTCGGCGCCGCGCGTGCCGCACAGCACCACCATCGGACGGCCGGTGTTCGGATGCGGCTGCACGATCGCGTCCAAGCCGTACACGTCGGCCAGCAGTCGCTCGGTGAGAACGGTGTCGGTGGGGCCCTCCGCGACCACCCGGCCGTTCTGCAGCACCACCAGGTGATCGCAGTACATCGCCGCCAGGTTCAGATCGTGCATCGCCGCGACCGTGGTCAGTCCGCGGTCGCGCACCAGGTCGAGCAGCTCCAACGACGCCGACACGTCCAGATGGTTGGTGGGTTCGTCGAGTAGCAGCACACACGGCCGCTGCGCGAACGCCCGCGCCAGCTGCGTCTTCTGCTTCTCGCCACCGGACAGGCTCTGCCACAGCCGGTTCCGTAGCCGTTCGATACCGGCCGTCGCGAGGGCGTCGTCGACGACGCCGTCCGGGACGGACGATGCGGCGCGGGCCCAGCCGCCGCGATGCGGAATCACTCCGAGTTCGACGATCTGTTCGACGGTCAGCTCGAGCGCGGTCGCCGAATGCTGTTCGAGCAGTGCGACGGTGCGGGCGAACTCGCGGCGGTGGATCGTCGTCACCGGATCGTCGCCGAGCAGGATGCGCCCGGAATCGGGGCGGGTCAGACGGGCGATCGTCGACAGCAGTGACGTCTTGCCGGAGCCGTTGGGTCCGATCAGACCGGTCACCTTGCGGGACGGGGCGCAGCACGTGACGTCGTCGAGGATCGTGGTGCCGTCCGCCGACCACGTGATGTGCTCGACGCGGACCTCGGGGGAGTGGTGGCTCATGCGCGCGCTCCCCGTCGGCGCAGCAGCAGTACGAACACCGGGACGCCGACGACCGCGGTGACCACACTGATCGGCAGTTCGCGCCCCGGGAGCACGGTGCGGGCCGCGATGTCGGCCCACACCAGCAGCACCGCACCGGTGAGAGCGACCACGGGCAGCAGGCGGGCGTGCAACGGGCCGACGAGTATCCGGGCGGCGTGCGGGACGACGAGACCGACGAAACCGATCACCCCGGCCTGCGCGACGAGCGTCGCGGTGCACAGCGACGCCACCCCGTACAGCACCCAGCGGGAGCGTTCGACGTGCGTGCCGAGGCTCGCGGCGGCCCGGTCACCGAATGCGAACGAGTCGAGTACCCGCGCGTGCGCGAGCACGACCCCGGCCGTCAGTGCGACCACCGCGAGCATCGGGCCGAGGCTCGACCAGCGGACCCCGGCCACCGAGCCGAGCGTCCACTGCAGTACCCGCTGCGCGAGGTCCCGGTCACCGAGCATGACGATCGCCGACGTGAGTGCTGCCGTGAACTGGCCGACCGCGATACCGCCGAGGATCAACCGGCCCGGCACGAGCGCGCCCGACCGGTTGGTCGCGATCACGAACACGAGCAGCAGCCCGAGGACCGCGGCCACGAACGCGGACACCGACACGGTGCTCGCACCCAGCACCCCGACGGCCCCGACCCCGCCGGCGAGCGCGAGGACCGCGCCGAGCGACGCCGCCCCCGACATGCCCAGCAGATACGGGTCGGCGAGCGGATTGCCGGTCAGGGACTGCAGCACCGCGCCGCACAGGGCCAACCCCGCCCCGGCGAGCGCGGCGGCCAGCACCCGCGGCAGCCGCAGGTCGACGACGATGTGGGTGGTGAGCAGGTCGGTGCCCGCGCCGAGACCGAGGCGTCCGGCGATCGACGACACCACCTCCCCGAACGACAGGTCCGCCGCCCCGATCACGACACCGGCCGCGCAACTGAGCGTGAGCAGCGCGGCCAGCAGCGCCGACCAACCCGCCCAGCCGGCCCGGATCCGCGTGCGTGCCCGCGCCGGTGCCCGGGACACCACACTCATTTCCGGATGCCGCCCAGCTGCTCGGCGACCGACCGGGCGCCGTCGATCAGCCGCGGTCCGGGGGTGCCCTCGGAGAACGGGATCACCACGAATGCGTCGTCCCGCACCGCCGCCAGATCACGCAGCGCCGGATCGTTCTTCAGGAACTGTTTCTTCGACTCGGCGGTGTCCCAGGACGCGTCGACGAGGACGATGACGTCCGGGTCCGCCCGCAGCACGGTCTCCCAGCTGCCGGCGCCCCACGCCCCGTTCAGATCCGCGAACACGTTGGTGGCGCCGACCGCGTCGATGATCAACTGCGGTCCGCCGGCGTTGCCGCCCACATAGGGGGTGTCGGTCTTGCTGTCGTACCAGAAGACGGACTTGCCGTTGCCGGCCTTGTTCCACCGGATCTCTTCGAGGATCGACCGCAGCTCCGTGTTCTTCCGTGCTGCGTCGCCGCTGTGGAACATCCGCCCGTAGTCGGCGATCTCGTTCTGAACCGACTCCCAGCTCACGGGGGCGCGCTGGGACTTGTCGGCGCACGCGAACGGCGACACGTACGACGCGATGCCCAGGTCGGCGAGCGAGTCCTGCGAGCCGGCGGCCTTCTCGTCGAACGCGGTCGCGTACGACGCCAGCACCAGATCCGGCTTCGTCTCGAGGACGGCTTCACGGCTCGGGTAGCCGGACTCGTTCAGGACCGGCACCTGCGCGTACGCGTCCTGCCACTGCGGGGCGATCGTGTCGTCGAGGTACGCGGTACCGACCATCTGCTCCTGCGCGCCCATGGCCAGCGCCGACTCGGTCGCCCCCTGGTTGAGGGTGACCGCGCGCTGCGCGGGCCCGTCGAGGGTGACGGTGCGGCCGCAGTTCTGCAGGGAGATCGCGGCGGTGCTGTCGCCGGAATCCGGCGACCCGCCGCACGCGGTGAGGGTGAGGGCAGCGGTGACGACCGCCACCGTGGACAGGGCTCGGCGAGAGACAAGGGTGCGCACAGCGACCCGCCTTCCATGACTCGTGGAAAACGTGCAGGTATGTGCCACGGCCGGTCTCCTGGCTCGGCAGATACGAGCGTCGTCTCCCGGCCCGGCGAGTCTTCCCGGATTTCTCCAGTGGCTCGAGGGCCGCACGTCGAGTCGACGTATCTGCTCACAGTGGCGAGTACCGCGCCGGTTTTTGCACCGGACTTCCCGTTCACCGTGGCAACGGGCCCAG from Prescottella sp. R16 includes these protein-coding regions:
- a CDS encoding 1-aminocyclopropane-1-carboxylate deaminase/D-cysteine desulfhydrase; its protein translation is MRDAHPQPPYLHARLPELVETLPHVRLGDAPTPLRRLDGLGTRNRLWLKDDGQYGSGGWGGNKVRKLEWILPDVLARGSKRIITVGGLGTNWGLATALYAKTFGIDTALALIDQPLDDHVRAQLDRLERSGATLHYTRNKVRTFAAAPLLMLRNMRGGRLPYYLPPGGSSPIGALGYVEAALEIGAQVEAGVMPEPAQIVAAIGSGGTVAGLLVGLRLAGLDTGVVGVVVNDTLPLGAHEIRYLAARVEELLRRRGARFGDLDLGRAKLTVTREYLGPGYGYATAEGRAAQRVGSEYQVSLDPVYTAKTFAGLLEIDAKTRGGDRPLVMLDTFGPRPED
- a CDS encoding ABC transporter substrate-binding protein, whose product is MRTLVSRRALSTVAVVTAALTLTACGGSPDSGDSTAAISLQNCGRTVTLDGPAQRAVTLNQGATESALAMGAQEQMVGTAYLDDTIAPQWQDAYAQVPVLNESGYPSREAVLETKPDLVLASYATAFDEKAAGSQDSLADLGIASYVSPFACADKSQRAPVSWESVQNEIADYGRMFHSGDAARKNTELRSILEEIRWNKAGNGKSVFWYDSKTDTPYVGGNAGGPQLIIDAVGATNVFADLNGAWGAGSWETVLRADPDVIVLVDASWDTAESKKQFLKNDPALRDLAAVRDDAFVVIPFSEGTPGPRLIDGARSVAEQLGGIRK
- a CDS encoding HIT family protein — protein: MSHCVFCAVIAGEAESSVVYDDAHTIAFMDIRPFTPGHLLVVPKTHAASLSELDPDDGGRLFRVGQQVAAALRDSAVEAEGVNFFLADGVAAGQEVFHVHLHVVPRTAGDGFGLRGRPTTPPRADLDYLAASITGRLGGADA
- a CDS encoding iron ABC transporter permease produces the protein MSVVSRAPARARTRIRAGWAGWSALLAALLTLSCAAGVVIGAADLSFGEVVSSIAGRLGLGAGTDLLTTHIVVDLRLPRVLAAALAGAGLALCGAVLQSLTGNPLADPYLLGMSGAASLGAVLALAGGVGAVGVLGASTVSVSAFVAAVLGLLLVFVIATNRSGALVPGRLILGGIAVGQFTAALTSAIVMLGDRDLAQRVLQWTLGSVAGVRWSSLGPMLAVVALTAGVVLAHARVLDSFAFGDRAAASLGTHVERSRWVLYGVASLCTATLVAQAGVIGFVGLVVPHAARILVGPLHARLLPVVALTGAVLLVWADIAARTVLPGRELPISVVTAVVGVPVFVLLLRRRGARA
- a CDS encoding ABC transporter ATP-binding protein gives rise to the protein MSHHSPEVRVEHITWSADGTTILDDVTCCAPSRKVTGLIGPNGSGKTSLLSTIARLTRPDSGRILLGDDPVTTIHRREFARTVALLEQHSATALELTVEQIVELGVIPHRGGWARAASSVPDGVVDDALATAGIERLRNRLWQSLSGGEKQKTQLARAFAQRPCVLLLDEPTNHLDVSASLELLDLVRDRGLTTVAAMHDLNLAAMYCDHLVVLQNGRVVAEGPTDTVLTERLLADVYGLDAIVQPHPNTGRPMVVLCGTRGAELESSRS
- a CDS encoding ferredoxin, whose product is MNDIHRWVIVTAPTDRGDDPGDQVIGALDVLRNRHPGTVFRTAVLGGPGPTVTAVLDEAADADASEVVVVSAQTVLDRKMDAWFRRVIGHWLRERAGTTVPDVRIAGPLTDAESYPDLLDAAIGGPTTPARTTTAPLTSPAWDEVPGFARHVLVCRGPRCSARGGAETGRAVDDALTARGLGEDDVLITLTGCMFPCSQAPVVAVYPDDTWYAGLTADRVDRLVDDHLIGGRPITEWAGDRRAR